The following is a genomic window from Micromonospora cathayae.
TGACCACGCCGTCCACCACCACGGCGGTGATCAGCGGGATCAGCGCCAGCCCGGCGATGCTGAGCACCACCTGCATGATCTGCTCGGCGAGCGGCTTGGTGACCTCCGGGTCCTGTCCACTGAGCGTGGTGACCAGGGTGAGGTAGAGCGCGTCCGCCCAGTTCAGGTGGGCGGCCCGGCCGTTGAGCCAGCCGAGCACCCCGATCAGGGCCAGCACCACCAGCACCGCGATGCCGATCTTGCGGGTGGCGAAGCTGCGGACCGCGCGGACCAGCACGGCCAGCGGCCGACGTCGGCGGCGGTCACGTCGGGCGCGGGCCAGCCGGCGGGCCGCCAGCTCGGTGCCCGGGGCCCGGCCGGTCGCCTCGGCGAGCACCACGTCCGCCGTGGACCCGTCGGCCGGCAGCAGCCGCACCTCGCGCGGGTCGCGCAGGTCGGCGACCGCGCAGACGACCTCCTCCTGGCGTACGTCGGCGCGGCGGGCCACGTACAGGGTACGGCCGGCGTGCCGGAAGTGGGTCGGCGCGACCTCGCCGAGCGCGGCGGCCACGAACGCCGGGGCGGCCATGGTGGCGTCCGAGAGCACCGCCGAGTCGGGGAAGATCTGCCGTACGCCGTTGGCGAGTCCGGTGTTGAACATCCGGACCACCAGCCGCAGCCCCGGCTCGACCTCCTGGGCGCAGAGCGCCGCCGACAGGTTGCCCACGTCGTCCTGGTGCAGCAGGGCCAGCCCGTCCGCGCCGGCCAGCCCGGCCCGGCGGAACGTCGCGGTGTCCAGCCGGTCGGCCCGGACCACGTCGATGCCGTGGATGTCCCGCCCGTCCGGCCCGTCGGAGCGCTGCCGCTCCGGTACGACCAGGGTGACCCGGATCCGGCCGGCGGCGACCTCACTGGCGAGCAGCGCCCGGACCACCCAGTACGCGAGCGGGTCGTGCCCGCAGACCACGTAGTGCGGGCGGTTGCCACCGTTGGTACGTAACCGCCGACTGGCCCGCCACGCACGGTCGAGCAGGGGCTCCGCCATGCGCCGCATGCTATCCATTCCGGTCCACGGTGGGCCGGTCAGGCATGCGGCGGGGCGGACCGGGTAGGCCGGACGGATGCAGACGTTCCTGCCGTACCCGGACTTCCTGGCCAGCGCCCGGGTGCTGGACCAGCGCCGGCTCGGCAAGCAGCGGGTGGAGACGATCCAGGTGCTGCGCGGGTTGACCCGCCCCGGGTACGGCTGGCGGCACCACCCGGCGGTGAAGATGTGGGCCGGGTACGAGGAGGCCCTGGTCCGGTACGGGCTGGACGTCTGTGCGGTGTGGTGCGCGACCGGCCGGGCGGACACCTGCGCCGGCACCCTCACCACCGACCTGGCCGCCGCCTGCGGCGTCCACCGGGTGCGTACCCAGGCGGAGCTGGCCGGGGCCGGCGAGTTGCCGCCCTGGCTGGGCCGGGACGACCTGCACCGCAGCCACCGTTCGTCGCTGCTGCGCAAGGACCCGGACCACTACCGCCCGTTCTTCGGCGACGTACCGGACGACCTGGAGTACGTCTGGCCCGCCTCGGACCGTCCCCGTCGCTGCGGCCCAGGGTGAGGTGTCAGGCTGGACACATGACGTTGTCACAGCAGGTCGGCCGGTTGATCGGCGTACGGGAACACGTGGTCGACCCGGGCGGTGGTGGCGCGGCCCGGGTGCCGCGCCCGGTCGACGTGGTGGTGGTCGGCGGTGGCATCGCCGGCATGTCGGCGGCGGTGGTACTCGCCGAACGGGGTGTCCGGGTGACGGTGCTGGAGGCCGCACCCACCCTGGGCGGTCGGCTCGGCGCGTGGCCGGAGACGTTGGCCGACGGCACCGGTCAGGTGGTCGAGCACGGCTTCCACGCGTTCTTCCGGCAGTACTACAACTGGCGGTCGATCCTCCGCCGGGCCGACCCGGAGCTGCGGTTCCTCCGGCCGGTGCCGGGTTACCCGATCCTCAGTGCGCAGTGGCCGACCGAGGAGTTCGGGAAGCTGCCGCCGGCCCCGCCGATGAACCTGCTGGCGCTGCTGGCGCGCAGCCCCA
Proteins encoded in this region:
- a CDS encoding potassium channel protein, coding for MRRMAEPLLDRAWRASRRLRTNGGNRPHYVVCGHDPLAYWVVRALLASEVAAGRIRVTLVVPERQRSDGPDGRDIHGIDVVRADRLDTATFRRAGLAGADGLALLHQDDVGNLSAALCAQEVEPGLRLVVRMFNTGLANGVRQIFPDSAVLSDATMAAPAFVAAALGEVAPTHFRHAGRTLYVARRADVRQEEVVCAVADLRDPREVRLLPADGSTADVVLAEATGRAPGTELAARRLARARRDRRRRRPLAVLVRAVRSFATRKIGIAVLVVLALIGVLGWLNGRAAHLNWADALYLTLVTTLSGQDPEVTKPLAEQIMQVVLSIAGLALIPLITAVVVDGVVNARLALHSGRIQPDRSGHVVVVGLGNVGTRVMAQLHDFGVEVVAIDKRPEPRGASLARRLGVPLIVGDAALEETLRAASVGSCQALVVLSTDDGANLQAALNGRVLNEQLRVVLRLFDGDFAERVQRAFGIGISRSVSYLAAPSFTAALLDRAMIATIPVGRHALLVTEVSVAAGSPLDGRPLAAVGRPGSVRLLAHARAGQPRFEWNPDPRLVLTAGDRMTVLARRAGLTALLRDTTAATAPPPPGAVPPGAVPPAARSAPPSESASDPGSSTPAESPGGPDEPVTP
- a CDS encoding MSMEG_6728 family protein, with product MQTFLPYPDFLASARVLDQRRLGKQRVETIQVLRGLTRPGYGWRHHPAVKMWAGYEEALVRYGLDVCAVWCATGRADTCAGTLTTDLAAACGVHRVRTQAELAGAGELPPWLGRDDLHRSHRSSLLRKDPDHYRPFFGDVPDDLEYVWPASDRPRRCGPG